The DNA region AACAACTCGGTGGCTTGGGCGGATTGACAGAAATGGTGACAGTCGCAACTTTATTACGCCTGACAAAACAGGATGCAGGCAAGGTCAACTTTCGCAGCCAATACGCAGCCGTGACCGAAGTTGAGGCTCTTGATATTTGCGTGCTTGGCCGAGACATTCTGGGTTTATTTGCTGTGATCGTGGATGAACCCCAACAAGTTATCAGCCTGCTGAGCCAGCGACATAGTTACACCATAGTCGAGAGTTGACTGCCAATCCTAGCCTCAAACCCAACCCAAGTGATGACAAACTCGCTCCTCCAACAACCCCCGCCTGAAATTCAACACCCATCTGCTTGGCACGGCTCCGATTTGGCAGATAGCCGCGATTGGCTGGAAATTCTGTCTGAAACTGAAATCGCTGAAGTCGAAAGTGCCACGCAAAGATTGGCGGAGACTCAAGTCCAGATTCCTACGATTTGTAGCGGAGGCTTTCCATTGCCAACGCTCAGCGCGCGGTTGCAGCAAATGCTTGACGACGTGTTGAACGGGCGAGGGTTTGTGCTGCTGCGCGGTTTGCCGGTGGAACGCTGGTCGCGGCGAGAGGCTGCGATTGCGTTTTATGGACTTGGCGCGCATCTGGGCAATGCGCGGTCGCAGAATGCAGCGGGGCATGTGCTCGGCCACGTCAAGGATTTGGGGCTTTCCGGCAGCGATCCGAATGTTCGCATTTACCAGACGCACGAACG from Acidobacteriota bacterium includes:
- a CDS encoding retroviral-like aspartic protease family protein, translating into MVISGEWMICADGVNRPLIRGELQTGNGQWESVAFLVDTGADRTVLSAPVLAQLELSVTDAPEQLGGLGGLTEMVTVATLLRLTKQDAGKVNFRSQYAAVTEVEALDICVLGRDILGLFAVIVDEPQQVISLLSQRHSYTIVES